CACGGCGGCCAGGGTGGGCGGCAACCCTGCCCCACCGACGATGGCCGACACAACCAGGGCCACTGAGTCCCAGGCGGCGACTTCGCTCACACCCTGGGGACCGGACAGTACCCGGACGGGTTCATCGGCCAATTCACGGGTCAACCAGTCAGCCGCTTCCGGATCTGTCAGAGCCACGGCCTGGGGGCGGAATTTCCGGGCCTGTTCTGCCAGCAACCGGGCATTGCGACCGGCGGCCAGCGTCACGACCCGAAAGCGGTCCGGATTGGCGGCCACCACATCCAGGGTGTTGACGCCAATGGATCCCGTAGACCCCAGTATGGCAATATTTTTAATCTCCAAGCAGGCGGACTCCAAACAGGTACAGACTCAATACGGGTGTAGCAAACAGAAGGCTGTCCAGGCGGTCCAGAAGACCACCATGGCCGGGAATCAGGCTTCCGGAATCCTTGACACCGGCTTCCCTTTTGACCATCGACTCCACCAGATCGCCCAGCTGTCCGGCCAGGGAGAGAAGCAACCCCAGGAGTATGACGTGTAACGAATTGTTCGCAACGGAAAAAAAATCAGCCGCCCACCATCCGACCAGGACGCCGACCCCTGTACCGCCATAAAAGCCGGCCCAGGTCTTGCCGGGACTCAGGTGTGGGGCCAGTTTACGTTTGCCAAAGAGCTTGCCGGTAAAAAAGGCCCCGATGTCGGTTCCCCAGATGATCAACAACAACATGCCCAGCCAGGCAGGACCCTGGGGCAAGGCGCGAATTTGCAGAATGAGGACCAAGGGCATGGCGCAATAGAGCAGGCCGAAAAACAGAAATCCGGTGCGATCCAACATTTGATTCTGGGGGGTGAAGCGCAGGGTGGCCATGCCGATGAAGCAGGCCATGCCTCCGGTCAGCAGCGTTGGGATCCAGAGGGGTTGGCCGACATACTGGCTGGTCACCAGCAACCAACCCAGACTGACCGACAAGAACAGATCATCGCGCCGCACAGGTGGCCGGAAACGATGCCATTCGCGCAGCAATCCGACCACCAGAAACAGGAAAAAGACCCACAAATGCCGTACCGTGCCAAAGTAGAGCAAAGCCAGGGTCAGTGGTGCCAACAGGGCAGCAGAAGCAATCCGATTGATCATCCCGGGTCGAGAAAAACAGTTATTGCGCTGCGCCAAAACGGCGTTCGCGATGGCTGTACTCCATGATGGCATCATGGAGGTGATCACGGTTGAAATCCGGCCAATGGATGGACATGAAAACCAGTTCCGTGTAGGCCACCTGCCAGAGAAGAAAGTTGCTGATGCGATGTTCACCGCCTGTCCGGATGAGCAGATCCGGGTCGGGCTGGCCGGCGGTGGTCAAATGCTGGTGGATCAGCTCTTCGGTAATGTCCTTGGGAGAGGCGATTTCTCCGGACTGGCCTTTGGCAACCAGGCTCCGGATGGCATCCACCAGTTCCTGGCGACCACCATAATTGAGGGCAATATTGAAATTCAGTTTGGTATTATAACGGGTTTTTTCTTCCATTTCGCGCACCAGGTCGCGGATATTGGGTGCCAGATCCTGGATGCGACCCAGGGCGCGGAAGCGCACGCCCTCTTTGACCAGTTCGTCCATCTCTTTGCGCAAATGCAGGGCCAGAAGGTTCATGAGCGCCGAGACCTCTTCTGCTGGTCGATTCCAGTTTTCGGAGGAGAAGGTATAGAGGGTCAGGGTTTGAATATTGAAATCAATACAGGCCTCTATCGTGCGGCGCACGGCCTTGACTCCCTGGCGGTGACCTTCCAGGCGCGGCAAGAATCGGGACCTGGCCCACCGCCGATTGCCATCCATGACGATGGCAACGTGACGCGGCAACTGCTCCTTTTTCAGTTCATTCATGAATGGATCTTTGCAATGTTACAAGCTTGTTTTGTTGGTTCAGAACGCAAGGAGATCGGCCTCTTTCTGGGCGACCACTTTTTCGATATCGGTGATTTGGTGGTCGGTGATTTCCTGGACTGACTTTTCCATCTGCCGGGCATCGTCCTTGGACAACACCTTGCTTTTTTCTTGTTTTTTCACGTAATCGATGGTGTCACGGCGGACATTGCGGATGGCGACCTTGGCCTGTTCCCCGAATTTATGGATCACTTTGACCAGTTCCTTGCGGCGGGTTTCGGTCAATTCCGGCAGGGGGACGCGGATCATATCGGCATCCTTGATTGGATTCAAGCCCAGGTTGGCTTCGTGGATGGCTTTTTCGATGGCGGCGGCGGTTCCTTTGTCCCAGGGTTGGATGGCGATCATTCTGGGTTCGGGGACCGTCAAGGATGCCAGTTGATTCAGGGGCATCTGTGCGCCATAGACCTCGACGGGGATATGTTCCAGCAGGGATGTGGACGCTCGACCTGTCCGGACTCCGGCCAACTCTTCCCGGAGGACATCCACAGCTTTTTTCATTCTGGTCTGGGCCTCTTGCAAATGGGGATCGTTCATAAGGCCTCCTTGATCAAGGTTCCACGTTGTTCACCATTCAGGATGGCGGTCAGGACACCCCGTTCCAGAATGGAGAATACCATGATGGGGATCTTGTTGGCTTGGCATAAAGAGATTGCGGTCAGATCCATGACCTGGAGTTTTTGATGCAGGACCTGATCAAAGGTCAACTGATCGTAACGTTGGGCATTGTGGTTGGTCTTTGGATCATCCGAGTAGACGCCATCGACTTTGGTGCCTTTCAGGAGCAGATCGGCACCCATTTCGGCGGCGCGGAGACTGGCTGCGGTATCGGTTGTAAAATAGGGATTGCCGGTACCGGCGGCGCAGATGAGAATCCGTCCCCGGGCCAAGTCATCCAGAGCATGGCGCAGGACGAAGGTTTCGGCAACCTGGGGCATGGGAATGGCCGTGTAGACCACGGAGGACAGACCGATTTTTTCGAGTCCGCCCTGGATGGCCAGGGAGTTGATGACCGTGGCCAACATGCCCATGTGATCGCCTCGTGAACGAGCAGGTCCCTGATCATGGCCCAACCCGCCCCGATAAATATTGCCACCGCCCACGACCAGGGCCAACTGCACCCCGGTCGCATGGGCGGTTTGCAATTCGTGGACGAGGCCATCCAGAAACCGGGGGTCAAAGGCATTCCGGGTGTCGCCCATCAAGGCTTCCCCGGAGAGCTTGACCAACACGCGCTTGTACCGGCAACTTGTATTCACGACGCCCTACCCCAATTGCTGAGCAACCTCCTCAGCGAAATTTTTCTGCTCTTTTTCGATGCCGTCGCCCAGGACGAAACGGGCAAAACCCGTGATCCGCACCGGGGATCCCAAATCCTTGGTGGCGGCATTCAGCACCTTGGTCACGGAGGAGTCCTGATCCATGATGAAAGGCTGATCCAGGAAGCACACTTCCGAATAATACTTGTTCAGGCGACCTTCGACCATTTTGGCGATGATATTATCCGGTTTGCCGGAGCTGCGGGCCTGTTCGGTCAGGACGCTGCGTTCGCGATCCAGGGCCTCGTTGGGGACGGCTTTCCGATCCAGGTAGGAAGGGGCGGCAGCGGCGACATGCATGGCCATTTTTTTGCCCAGTTCGGTCAATTCGGTGACCTTTTGGGTGGCGGATTCCATGGCGACGAGAACCCCGATTTTGCCACCCATGTGGAGATAGGGGGCTACCAGACCCTGGGCAGCGGTTTCCAGGACGGCGAGGCGGCGAATGTTCATGTTTTCGCCGATGGTGGCGATCTGGTGGGTCAACTCTTCGGCCACGGTCCGGTTGGTGCCGGGGTATGGCAGGGTTTTCAGGATGTCAACATCCTTGGGTGCCTGGACCAGGATGAGCTGGGCCAGCTCTTCACCGAAACGGATGAACTTTTCATTCTTCGAGGCAAAGTCGGTTTCCAGGTTGACTTCCACGAGGATGCCACGCGGGCCTTTTGCGGCGACGAACACTTTTCCTTCACTGGCCACCCGGCTGGCTTTTTTGGCGGCTGTGGAGAGACCTTTTTTGCGCAACCAGTCAACGGCGGCTTCCAGATCGCCATCCACTTCAGCCAGAGCTTTTTTGCAATCCATCATGCCGGCACCGGTTTTTTCCCGTAGTTCCTTGACCATTTGGGCGGTAACTGCTGCCATCGGTATTCTCCCTTGTGTATCCGGTCATGACTCATCATCGAGGGCGATCATTTCCTCGATGAGGGGTTCCGATGGTGGCGCGACATGTTCGGGTTCTCTCTTGCCGGCATCTTCGGGCATGGTTTCCTTGCGAATCTGGACCCCTTCCAGGATGGAATCCGACATTTTGCGCAGGAAGAGGCTCAGGGAGCGGATGGCATCGTCGTTGCCGGGCACCACAAACTGGATCGGATCGGGATCACAATTCGTATCCACAAGAGCCACGACGGGGATGCCCAGTTTATTGGCCTCCTTGACGGCGATGGCTTCCTTGTTGGTGTCCACGACGATCAGCACATCCGGGAGATAATCCATTTCCTTGATGCCACCGAGCGCCCGTTGCACTTTTTCGCGTTCGCGATCGAGCTTCTGGACCTCTTTTTTGGTCAGGGCTTCGAAGGTGCCATCATTTCTCATCTTTTCGATGTCTTTGAGGTGCCGGATGGAACCTTGGATGGTCTTCCAGTTGGTCAACGTGCCCCCGAGCCAACGGTGGTTGACGTAGTATTGATGGCACCTTTCGGACTCCTGGGCCACCATATCGACCACCTGACGTTTGGTGCCGACGAAGAGGACGTGCCCTCCCTTGGCGACTGCGTCCTGGACAAAATTGCAGGCGTTGCGCAGCATCTGGACGGTCTGCTGCAAATCGACAATATGGACCTTGTTGCGGGAGGTGAAAATATAGGGAGCCATTTTGGGATTCCAGCGTTTGGTCTGGTGACCAAAATGAAATCCGGCTTCCATGAGTTCGCGAATCGTGATCTTGACCACTCGGTTCTCCGTTCTTTCGGTTCAAGCCGCCGCCGGGACCTCATAGCGCAATCCAACCCGGTTTGCCGGGCACCGGGATTGCAAGTCAATCGGCGTGTGTTGTCGGGTATCCAGACCATTCTGGACGTGCAACCTTTTAACACCAACCCTTTCCACTTGCAACCCCTTCTCCATATGTTCGCCGCAGAAACCCCGCAAAAAACAGATTGGCTCTCCTCCTGCTCCGGCGACAAAGATTCTAATCGCAACAGGATGATTTTCCGGATACGCGGACTGGCTTGAACAAAATGTGTTGCACGCATATACTGGGGACGTGGGGATGGATGGATCATCACATCGTTGACACATCACGCACCGGGAGATGTCTGTATTGTTTACCAGACTCGATTTGAAAAATTTTACGGCATTCAAGCATTTGGATCTGGAATTTTCACCCGGTATCAATATTTTTACCGGGGCCAACGGTTCCGGCAAGACGCATATATTGAAACTTCTATACTGCGTTCTGGCTGTCGGAAACATCAAGGGAAACAATCAAGACGCAACAGAATATTTTGAAAATAAATTGTTTTCAGTTTTCAAACCGGACAGAACATGCAATCTTATTCGACTGTTTCCAGACATTGACAAAGCCTCGATAAACATATCCTGGCGTGGGTTTCACGTATCTTCAGATATTTCAATATCAATCGCACACGAATCGATTGAATTCAATCATAGTGAGAGCCAAAGATGGCCATACCAGGAAGCCATGCCTGTCTATATTCCAGTCAAGGAATCCATATCATTTGCGCCTGGTTTCCTATCTATAAATGAAAGGTATGAATTATCGTTTGAGGATATTTATTGCGATATTGTAAAATTAGCATATTTTCCAAGATTAAAAAATATTAATGAAGAATATCAAGATATTCTCGACACAATATATAATATTATTGGCGGGGACGTTGTCGTAAAAGGAGAATCATTCTATCTGAAACATAAAAACACAGAACAAAAAATGTCGCTGGTGGCAGAAGGGTTCCGCAAACTGGCTTTGCTTTGGCAACTTGTACGCAATGGTTCGCTGGCAAAAGGCACCACTCTCTTCTGGGATGAGCCAGAAGCAAACTTGAATCCTTTTTTAATGCAACATGTGGCAAAAATTTTGATCCTGCTGGCCAATCGCAATATCCAGATTTTCGTGGCAACACACAATTATGCTTTCTTGAATGAAATTGATTTACAAAAAGAGGATACTCCAGTCAAATATTTTTCCCTGCATAACGTAGGAGAAAATAATATTCAAGCCAACGCCAGCACATCATATCTTGATATTTCTCCAAACTTGATTGCCGATGAATATATGCGTCTTTACGATTTGGAGATTATAAAATCTCTTGGAGGTATCTCATTGTGATTATTTATGAAAAAAAGTGGCAAGAAGGAGATCTTTTTTTTGATTTTTCCAAAGCGGACAGTGTTATTAAACTGGACGGTCCTGATCACGGTTTGAGCCATCTTCGGATAAAGTCTGTTGACTTTGTTGTTGAGTGGCCCGACGGGTACTGGTTAATTGAAGTAAAAGATCCCGAAAATTCACAAATACCAGAAGAGAAAAAGATTTCTGAAAAATGTGCTTTCCTTAAAAAACTTCAATCAAAATATCTATTTGAAGATTTGCATGTTAAATTCATGGACAGTTTATTTTATTTATCTTTGGATCAGGGGATACCAAAGAAACCATTGTATTATTTTATATTGATCGGTATTTCGCATTTGAAACCATCTATGCTCAAGGTGCTTACCCAAGAAATGTTGGCACACCATGAATGCCTCAAAGGCCCAAAAAGGGGGTGGTCCAAAGGATTTTCGATTGCAATCTTTAACCTCGCAGCATGGAGAAAACATTTGCCACGCTGTCCAGTCACGCGCAGCGGGTTGAACCACTCAGTGCTTGATCAAAATAGAATATAAACCGGGCCTTGATTATCGTTTCAGCCACAACAATGATCAAGGCCATAAATCGGCTCTGCAACATTGGCAACCGCCAACAGGCAGCATCACAACATGAGAGTAAAAGGAAATCATCCGTGCTTTTCCAAATATTTGCTGTGATATCTTTCTTTTATTGGTTCATTTGCGGGTTTACGGCAACCTCCATAGCCGTATCCAAGGGATATAATGGCCTTTTATGGTTCATACTCAGTGTTTTTGGTCCTGTTTCCTTGTTGCTCATATGGCTGCTGCCAACGGCAAAATGGATGGCGGATGCACAAGCAGCCGAAATACCGCCAACAGAGATCCAAAGCCAACCTGAGTTCACACCAAGAAAGTGTAAAAATTGCGGGGCGATCATTGAACCGGAAGAGATTCAGACAAGCACGAAACCGGCTGCTGCCCCCAAAAAGGCAAAAAGGCCCGAGACTTTTGGCACGGTCATGTTTTTGTTTGGCATGGGTATTGTGCTTGGACTGATTTTTGCGGCTCTGATGATTGGCACCGATACGCTGGTTTTTGAATAAACAAGCCGATACAGGGTTTGTCGTTCGCGTAATTTTACACAATCTTTTTGCGCGAGCCTGGTAATCATGCGTGCAACGTTGCGGAAAAAGGTTGACATGGAAAATCGCGATCATTTTACCAAACAAAATTTTAAATATGGTGCATTCCAGATTCGGGATGGTATTGGTTATTGGAACGGGGATCCTGCTGTCCAGATAAATATGCAGACAACTTCTTCGAAATTCTGCATCATGGAAGGAATCTGGAATCCTGATGAAAGAGAAATCATAAGCCGTCATCCAGTTGCCGTAGCTGGTCTCTGTATCTGGGGAAAATATGATTGTATTGTTAAATTTCAAAAGATCGGAAAAGGCAATCCAAGTGCAGAGCGTTCCCTGAGCAATCCAAAAGATCGGGCTGACGTTCTGAAAAGGGTCATAAACAAGCAGGAAATCAGAGAGGTTGTCATTTCCAAACATCCTTTTGGAGACTACCAATCGAATATGATCGCATGGCAGGCTGAAACCGTACAACGTTTT
Above is a window of Magnetococcales bacterium DNA encoding:
- the frr gene encoding ribosome recycling factor, which gives rise to MNDPHLQEAQTRMKKAVDVLREELAGVRTGRASTSLLEHIPVEVYGAQMPLNQLASLTVPEPRMIAIQPWDKGTAAAIEKAIHEANLGLNPIKDADMIRVPLPELTETRRKELVKVIHKFGEQAKVAIRNVRRDTIDYVKKQEKSKVLSKDDARQMEKSVQEITDHQITDIEKVVAQKEADLLAF
- a CDS encoding AAA family ATPase; amino-acid sequence: MFTRLDLKNFTAFKHLDLEFSPGINIFTGANGSGKTHILKLLYCVLAVGNIKGNNQDATEYFENKLFSVFKPDRTCNLIRLFPDIDKASINISWRGFHVSSDISISIAHESIEFNHSESQRWPYQEAMPVYIPVKESISFAPGFLSINERYELSFEDIYCDIVKLAYFPRLKNINEEYQDILDTIYNIIGGDVVVKGESFYLKHKNTEQKMSLVAEGFRKLALLWQLVRNGSLAKGTTLFWDEPEANLNPFLMQHVAKILILLANRNIQIFVATHNYAFLNEIDLQKEDTPVKYFSLHNVGENNIQANASTSYLDISPNLIADEYMRLYDLEIIKSLGGISL
- the rpsB gene encoding 30S ribosomal protein S2; protein product: MVKITIRELMEAGFHFGHQTKRWNPKMAPYIFTSRNKVHIVDLQQTVQMLRNACNFVQDAVAKGGHVLFVGTKRQVVDMVAQESERCHQYYVNHRWLGGTLTNWKTIQGSIRHLKDIEKMRNDGTFEALTKKEVQKLDREREKVQRALGGIKEMDYLPDVLIVVDTNKEAIAVKEANKLGIPVVALVDTNCDPDPIQFVVPGNDDAIRSLSLFLRKMSDSILEGVQIRKETMPEDAGKREPEHVAPPSEPLIEEMIALDDES
- a CDS encoding elongation factor Ts, producing the protein MAAVTAQMVKELREKTGAGMMDCKKALAEVDGDLEAAVDWLRKKGLSTAAKKASRVASEGKVFVAAKGPRGILVEVNLETDFASKNEKFIRFGEELAQLILVQAPKDVDILKTLPYPGTNRTVAEELTHQIATIGENMNIRRLAVLETAAQGLVAPYLHMGGKIGVLVAMESATQKVTELTELGKKMAMHVAAAAPSYLDRKAVPNEALDRERSVLTEQARSSGKPDNIIAKMVEGRLNKYYSEVCFLDQPFIMDQDSSVTKVLNAATKDLGSPVRITGFARFVLGDGIEKEQKNFAEEVAQQLG
- a CDS encoding isoprenyl transferase, translating into MNELKKEQLPRHVAIVMDGNRRWARSRFLPRLEGHRQGVKAVRRTIEACIDFNIQTLTLYTFSSENWNRPAEEVSALMNLLALHLRKEMDELVKEGVRFRALGRIQDLAPNIRDLVREMEEKTRYNTKLNFNIALNYGGRQELVDAIRSLVAKGQSGEIASPKDITEELIHQHLTTAGQPDPDLLIRTGGEHRISNFLLWQVAYTELVFMSIHWPDFNRDHLHDAIMEYSHRERRFGAAQ
- a CDS encoding CDP-archaeol synthase, whose product is MITSMMPSWSTAIANAVLAQRNNCFSRPGMINRIASAALLAPLTLALLYFGTVRHLWVFFLFLVVGLLREWHRFRPPVRRDDLFLSVSLGWLLVTSQYVGQPLWIPTLLTGGMACFIGMATLRFTPQNQMLDRTGFLFFGLLYCAMPLVLILQIRALPQGPAWLGMLLLIIWGTDIGAFFTGKLFGKRKLAPHLSPGKTWAGFYGGTGVGVLVGWWAADFFSVANNSLHVILLGLLLSLAGQLGDLVESMVKREAGVKDSGSLIPGHGGLLDRLDSLLFATPVLSLYLFGVRLLGD
- a CDS encoding UMP kinase, with the translated sequence MNTSCRYKRVLVKLSGEALMGDTRNAFDPRFLDGLVHELQTAHATGVQLALVVGGGNIYRGGLGHDQGPARSRGDHMGMLATVINSLAIQGGLEKIGLSSVVYTAIPMPQVAETFVLRHALDDLARGRILICAAGTGNPYFTTDTAASLRAAEMGADLLLKGTKVDGVYSDDPKTNHNAQRYDQLTFDQVLHQKLQVMDLTAISLCQANKIPIMVFSILERGVLTAILNGEQRGTLIKEAL